Proteins encoded within one genomic window of Methanothrix harundinacea 6Ac:
- a CDS encoding type II toxin-antitoxin system HicA family toxin, producing the protein MSARAKDREKAAAKLGFQKIRQKGGHARWKHPDGRATTIPIHANSEIGGWPFYEILKQLGISEEDFWKLVRGDGGRR; encoded by the coding sequence ATGTCTGCCAGAGCTAAGGACCGAGAAAAGGCAGCCGCAAAGCTTGGATTTCAAAAGATCCGACAGAAAGGCGGCCACGCCCGTTGGAAGCATCCGGATGGACGGGCGACGACCATCCCCATCCACGCCAACAGCGAGATTGGCGGATGGCCATTTTATGAGATCCTCAAGCAGCTGGGCATCTCTGAAGAGGACTTCTGGAAGCTCGTGCGGGGCGACGGCGGCAGGAGATGA
- a CDS encoding type II toxin-antitoxin system HicB family antitoxin, which produces MKRLHDYTIVLRPDDNGTFVAYVPAIPGCHAWGETPEEAQAEIVNVFEMIKEEYREEGRQLPQDVDLESVHVCQS; this is translated from the coding sequence ATGAAGCGCCTTCACGACTATACCATCGTCCTTCGTCCGGACGATAACGGCACCTTTGTAGCCTACGTCCCCGCCATCCCAGGGTGCCACGCCTGGGGGGAAACTCCCGAAGAGGCGCAGGCCGAGATCGTCAACGTCTTCGAGATGATCAAAGAGGAATACAGAGAAGAAGGAAGGCAATTGCCCCAGGACGTCGACCTGGAGTCGGTCCATGTCTGCCAGAGCTAA
- a CDS encoding ATP-grasp domain-containing protein, with translation MKVLIAEYAVATDLPGTYAVEGRAMLSILARSFERLGHEVIYPTAGPEVGAGRPIVLEGKSDEHFEDFLAGSGADAGLVIAPDELLPGFLEILEKGTANLGCSPAAARLSADKLACTRRLQEEAVPVVEIADPDDPGTGPFVLKPRFGCGSERMELVDELPEDLGDRIATRFCQGEALSVSLIASGDRVLPLTVNKQLVSVEAGFEYRGGIVPYRSDREEEILKAAKMAARALDLSGYAGIDLVVGDLPRVVDVNPRPTTSIVGIAKVMREELADLILRARFATLPGRVTVEGSCEFRKGELEL, from the coding sequence ATGAAGGTTCTGATCGCCGAGTACGCCGTAGCCACGGATCTGCCGGGGACCTACGCCGTCGAGGGGAGGGCGATGCTCTCGATCCTCGCCCGGAGCTTCGAGCGGCTCGGCCACGAGGTCATCTACCCGACGGCGGGGCCTGAAGTTGGTGCTGGTAGGCCAATCGTCCTCGAAGGCAAAAGCGATGAGCACTTCGAGGATTTTCTCGCCGGTTCCGGCGCGGATGCGGGGCTGGTGATAGCTCCCGACGAGCTTCTCCCCGGATTTCTTGAGATCCTGGAAAAAGGGACCGCAAACCTCGGCTGCTCCCCCGCCGCCGCGAGGCTCTCCGCCGACAAGCTCGCCTGCACCCGCCGCCTCCAGGAAGAGGCCGTTCCCGTCGTCGAGATCGCCGATCCCGACGACCCCGGAACCGGCCCCTTCGTCCTGAAGCCCCGGTTCGGCTGCGGCTCTGAGAGGATGGAGCTCGTCGACGAGCTCCCGGAAGATCTGGGCGATCGGATCGCGACCAGGTTCTGCCAGGGCGAGGCCCTCAGCGTCAGCCTCATCGCCTCCGGCGACCGGGTCCTACCCCTGACGGTCAATAAGCAGCTCGTCTCCGTCGAGGCGGGCTTCGAGTACCGGGGCGGGATCGTCCCCTACCGCTCGGACCGGGAGGAGGAGATCCTGAAGGCGGCGAAGATGGCGGCCCGCGCCCTCGACCTATCGGGCTACGCCGGGATCGACCTCGTCGTCGGAGACCTTCCCCGGGTCGTGGACGTCAACCCCCGGCCCACCACCTCCATCGTGGGGATCGCGAAGGTGATGCGCGAGGAGCTGGCGGACCTGATCCTGAGGGCGAGGTTTGCGACGCTGCCGGGGAGGGTGACGGTGGAGGGGAGCTGTGAGTTTCGGAAGGGAGAGCTGGAACTGTAG
- a CDS encoding toxin-antitoxin system TumE family protein: MKVQDILDALSSSEIVEEMEVMVLVQEPGRQALRAAAKLKGGYVLFINEALGRDFRRYSYHVQKEAKMVRRWDNAPHWPDMKTFPHHLHVESNKNVSECQEVLIGYVLNEMEAIIRLESAVPS, encoded by the coding sequence ATGAAGGTCCAGGATATCCTCGACGCCCTCTCTTCCAGCGAGATCGTCGAGGAGATGGAAGTAATGGTATTGGTCCAAGAGCCAGGGAGACAGGCGCTTCGGGCCGCTGCAAAGCTCAAGGGTGGATACGTCCTCTTCATCAACGAAGCACTGGGCAGGGACTTCAGGCGTTATTCCTACCACGTACAAAAAGAGGCGAAGATGGTCCGAAGGTGGGACAACGCTCCCCACTGGCCGGATATGAAGACATTCCCGCATCATCTTCATGTCGAGAGCAATAAGAACGTCTCGGAGTGCCAGGAAGTTCTCATTGGGTACGTGCTCAACGAGATGGAGGCCATCATCAGACTTGAGAGCGCCGTTCCCTCTTGA